Proteins from one Fragaria vesca subsp. vesca linkage group LG6, FraVesHawaii_1.0, whole genome shotgun sequence genomic window:
- the LOC101305582 gene encoding trimethylguanosine synthase-like, whose protein sequence is MKTKKKASKKRRTRRSKRSKLSHLPTQTQKRRVTEEGVSPVVEKYWFQRYDLFSKYDEGIQMDEQGWYSVTPEQIAITQAQRCQNPTVVIDCFAGVGGNAIQFASLCCHVVAIEIDPLKVDMAINNARIYGVEDYIDFIVGDFFQLAPSLKGDIVFLSPPWGGPSYRRVKKFTLDLLEPKDGYDLFQAAQAITPNIIMFLPRNVDLLQVEELCWLSSPPLEFEIEENYVHGKLKGVTVYFGGAAAGQYG, encoded by the exons ATGAAGACGAAGAAGAAGGCTTCAAAGAAGCGAAGGACTCGTCGCTCTAAAAGGTCCAAGCTTTCCCACCTGCCAA CTCAAACCCAAAAGAGGAGAGTAACTGAAGAAGGGGTGAGCCCTGTTGTTGAGAAGTACTGGTTTCAAAGATATGATCTTTTCTCAAAGTATGATGAGGGGATCCAAATGGATGAACAGGGCTGGTACTCTGTCACTCCTGAACAGATTGCTATTACACAAGCCCAGAGGTGTCAAAACCCAACTGTCGTTATTGATTGCTTCGCCGGCGTCGGAGGCAATGCCATTCAGTTTGCTTCACT GTGTTGTCATGTTGTTGCTATTGAAATTGATCCTCTTAAAGTTGATATGGCCATTAACAATGCAAGAATATATGGAGTGGAAGATTATATTGATTTCATTGTTGGAGACTTCTTCCAACTTGCACCATCATTGAAG GGGGACATAGTGTTTCTTTCACCACCTTGGGGAGGCCCATCATACAGAAGAGTGAAGAAATTTACACTCGACTTACTCGAGCCAAAAGATGG GTATGACTTATTTCAAGCTGCTCAAGCAATTACACCCAACATCATTATGTTCTTACCTCGAAATGTAGACTTACTCCAAGTCGAAGAACTTTGTTGGTTGTCTTCTCCTCCTCTGGAATTTGAG ATTGAAGAAAATTATGTGCATGGCAAATTAAAGGGTGTAACAGTCTACTTTGGTGGTGCAGCAGCGGGTCAATATGGGTAA
- the LOC101305870 gene encoding probable CCR4-associated factor 1 homolog 11-like: protein MQAAIEDMQYLQFPLPPVPFMNPYLGTMQYCYYPVIPFPMHDPDPVPAPDVIYQVWKSNLTHEFKRIWNLISQGGRLFASIDTEYPGTLYKSDKGRLDDPDYMYDMMRKNVNETNIIQLGLTLADLHGNRYTWEFNFSDFDIVRDRQDKDSVDFLMRQGIDFRKHKKDGIPSHKFARKCLEAGLLGNKLVVWVGFQILYDLGYFTKILTGQNLPDKFDTYMEFERDYFGDRVYDVKDMIREYNKSDSSRDSNPKLHGGLDKVAETLGIPRVAGKSHQAGSDSLLTYLTFLKLNHICMYNSITS, encoded by the coding sequence ATGCAAGCAGCTATCGAAGATATGCAATATCTGCAGTTTCCATTACCGCCTGTGCCGTTCATGAATCCTTATTTGGGTACAATGCAGTACTGCTACTACCCAGTTATTCCCTTCCCCATGCATGATCCTGACCCTGTTCCTGCACCTGATGTTATTTATCAGGTTTGGAAGAGCAATTTAACGCACGAGTTCAAACGAATTTGGAATCTAATTAGCCAAGGTGGCCGCTTGTTCGCTTCTATAGACACAGAATACCCTGGCACACTTTATAAATCCGACAAAGGTCGTCTCGATGACCCTGATTACATGTATGACATGATGAGGAAGAATGTGAATGAGACCAACATAATCCAGTTAGGTCTCACACTCGCAGACCTTCACGGAAACAGATACACCTGGGAGTTCAATTTCAGCGACTTTGATATTGTCCGTGATCGTCAAGACAAGGACTCAGTCGACTTTCTTATGCGTCAAGGAATCGATTTCCGCAAACACAAGAAGGATGGCATTCCTTCGCATAAATTTGCAAGAAAGTGTTTGGAAGCTGGGCTGTTGGGAAACAAATTAGTAGTATGGGTGGGTTTCCAGATCTTATATGATTTGGGATACTTCACCAAGATCCTCACAGGGCAAAACTTGCCAGACAAGTTTGATACGTACATGGAGTTTGAAAGGGACTACTTTGGGGATAGGGTGTATGATGTCAAGGACATGATCAGGGAGTACAACAAGAGTGACAGCAGCAGGGACTCAAATCCGAAATTACATGGAGGTTTGGACAAAGTGGCGGAGACGCTGGGGATTCCTCGTGTGGCTGGGAAGAGTCACCAGGCCGGCTCTGATAGTCTCTTGACATATCTAACCTTTCTCAAGCTCAACCACATATGTATGTATAACAGTATAACAAGTTAG